The genomic region cactagagaaaaagaaatcaaaaaaccTTGATCTCTCAGAAGCATTACATAAGACCCAatggaaatgataaaccatttttgtctttcagaACTGATTTCACTCAAGGCACAAATGACTGCTTTGCAAGAAGAAATCAGGATTTTGCAGGCTTTCATCAACAAATATAGAAAAGGTAAAGCATATAACTTTAAGAATATGAGTTACGGTGTTTCCTTATGAGATTGGTACCATCCACCCTTCCTCATACGTTTCCCTTCTAGTGGCACCCTAGGTTCAGGTTTTCCCAAACCCAAATGTGACAGTCACACTCTGATCTATGGAGTATCATACTAAAGAGGCAGAACCACTCTTATAGcctttaattaaagtgaaagtTTTGCTAGTTACCCATGTCCTAGCATATAAGtgctgaacctgaagtcaggaagatgcgGGTTTAAATTCCATATGAGAcattttctagctttgtgaccttgggcagttaacttttacctctctgggcctcagattatTTGGCTCAAAAATGAATTGATTGCATACGGTGACTGCCTCAGTTCTTTATAGATGCAATTCTATGATTGTATGATCTCTAGGGAACACTTTTACCAAAAGTTTTAGAAGTTCAGAGACAAAACTacagagaggtagaggaagaagACTAAAGTCacatagaaatttttaaaaaaaggaataggagGAGGAATAGTTGGAAGCCCAATTCCAATGCTTTTTTGGTCCCTTGCTCAAGCCACAGAACCTGACAAGTTCTTCTACAGGTTAGAAGTCTGAAGAATTGGCTGAATTTCAGAATCATGATTTTGGAGATGATttggggatcatctagtccagaagCTCCTTAACCTGAGATCCAGAAAACATTTTGAATGATAATTTGTAAGAAAAAGTCATGACAACTGTATTGTCTATAATTAGCTTCTTTTGTAATCAtccgtattttattttatgcatttaacagCATTACTCAGAGAAGGGTACCAAGACAAACCAAACAGGTGCAGAATCCTGGCCCAGCTCTGCTGCTCTCCCCTTACCAATGAGAAGTTTGAAGCCCCTAgaagtgaattgacttgcccaaagttgtgCAAAATAAGCCTGCCTccccagcccagtgctctttcctcaGTCTAGTCCATTCCTTTCCACTCTACATACTGTACCAGACTCCAATGGATGACAGATACCTGACTTTCTTCCAGACACCTGAAAGCACCAAGGGAATTAGTGCAGGCACTTCAGGGGATGCTTTGCTCCCCATGTTTTGGATGAGAGAAAAGAACATCTCTGGCTTAAAATGATATCCCCCACTTTAAGGATCTATGTGGTCACTGTAAACATATGCTAGGATTCATTCTGTTGGCAGTAGGAAAAACCAGATAACATCCTGACTATAACTCCTATTCTTGGGATGGGGAGGCATGGTGGGGATAATGTGAAATGATGTTCTGAGTCTCCTTCTGCCATGTGTGCCCCATAAGACCCCTTGTTCAGAGCCAACTGTCTACCAAATTCTGGACACTGGCAGGGAGTCTGTCTTCTAACAAGGTGTGACTAGGgtatcttcctttttcctctacaGTTATGATATTGTCTGGTATCAGAACTGTGGGTGAGAAATGGTTTGTGGTAGCAACACCTGAAGGGAcatttgaagaaggaaagaaattatgtTCACAAAATGGTGCCCCACTGGCAGTCCCCCAGAATGCCAGAGAGAATGGAGCTCTGCAAGAACTGGCCAAGCAGTTTGGTAAGAATATCTACCTGGGCATAAGTGATGAGAGAACAGAGGGCAAATTCCAGAACCAGAATGGGCAAACTGTCAGCTATACCAATTGGGCATCTGGAGAACCCAACGGCGGTAGAAAAGAGAACTGTGTCCAATTCTACATCAATGGCCAATGGAATGATAAACACTGTGAAGAGAAATGGCTAATTGTTTGTGAACTTGAGGCTGTACCGTAAGTTTTTAAGGGGGAACTGGGTTCACTGTGTTGCTGGCATCCTCTTAAAGGATTTCCTGGGCAGGGATTCTGTCTTTATCTACGAGATAAGAATAGAACTTGGCATTTGTCTTGATCACTTAAATAGCATTGATCACAAATTTGCCTGACATTATATACTCAAGAGAGAGAATTGCTTCAATAAAACTAGGCTGGACTACAAGCTCCATGGATAATGAAATAGGATGGGGAATATTCTCAAAGACTTTTGGACTATGCTTTCAGGACATACATAAGAAGCCAGTAAAGAAAATCTGATGAGAGCTGCAAAGATAGGTTATGGCCAAAGGGGGAAAGGCCATTTCAGTTTGGACTGAAGGTGACAGCTCAGAGAGTGGggtatcatttttaaaagaaaatatttcaacatTGCAAGCTACGGCATGATATTGGAAATATCATGGATCAAAAGCAATTGTAGAATGACCAGACTTGAAAAATGGATCAAATTAGGGTCCACCCAAAGCACAAATCCCCTCTACAATAGGTGCTGACCCCACTTTGATAGAAATGACAGAAACCTCACTACATTCTGAGGCAGCCTCTTTCCATTGTTGGCCAGCTCTTCTTCAAAAGTTCTCCCTTATAATGAATCCAAATCCCTGcccccccctgccaaaaaaacttCCAGTCACTGATCATAGCTATCTCCTCTGTAACTACACAGAGCAAATCTAATCTATCTTCTACTTACCATTGTTAACTACATAAAACTTCTACATAcagctttgtaaaaaaaaaacactggaggTAGGAATATTTCTCCTGCCTCAGgcattctcttcttcaggctaaatatttctccatttatttagatctgattttattcgcgtgaaaagtgtttcatagttatgttcatataggccctgggtttgtcttggcaaatagactcccaaatattttatagtgccttcagtaactttgaatggaatttctctttctatctcttgctgttgggctttgtcagtaatgtataggaatgctgaggatttatgtgggtttattttatatcctgcaactttgctaaagttgtttattatttcaagtagttttttacttgattctctaggattctctagataaatcatcatatcatctgcaaacagtgataatttagtttcttcttttcctattctaattccttcaatttctttttcttctcttattgctacagctaatgtttctagaaccaaattgaataataggggtgataatggacatccttgtttcacccctgatcttattgggaatgcatctagtttatccccattacaaataatgcttgttgatggttttaggtagatgctatttataattttaaagaagtctccatttattcctatgttttctagtgcttttaataggaatgggtgttatgttttgtcaaaggctttttctgcatctattgagatgatcatatggtttctgctagttttgttgtttatatgatcaattattctgatagttttcctaatattgaaccagtcttgtaTATCTGGAATAAAACCTACCTAGttgtagtatattattctcatgataagttgctgcaatctttttgctaatattttatttaaaatttttgcaccaatattcattagagaaattggtctataattttctttctctggtttgactcttcctggtttgggtattagtaccatatttgtgtcataaaaagaatttggtaggactccttcttcacctattttcccaaatattctacaaagtattggaattagttgttctttaaatgtttgatagaattcacatgtaaaaccatctggccctggagattttttcctagggagttcgttgatggcctgctcaatttctttttctgatatggggtcattaagaaatttcacttccttctctgttagtctgggcagtttatgtttttgtagatattcatccatatctctaaggttgtcaaatttatgggcatacagttgggcaaaataattcctaattattgctttgatttcctcttcattagaggtgacctcacccttttcatttttgatactggtaatttgattttcttctttcttttttttaatcaaattggccaaaggtttgtcaattttattggttttttcataaaaccagctctttgttttatttattaattcaatagttttcttggtttcaattttattaatctctcctttgattttcagtatttctaatttggtatttaattgggggttttcaatttgctctttttctagctttttcagctgtctgcccagatcattgatctcctctttcgctattttattcatgtaggcatttagagatataaaacttcccctaagaactgcttttgctgcatcccataagttttggtatgttgtttcattattgtcattctcttgaatgaagttattaattgtttctctgatttgatctttggcccactcactctttagaattaaattatttagtttccaattagtttttagcttatttttccatggtactttattaaaaatgattcttattgcatcatgatctgaaaaggatgcgttgactacttctgcttttctgcactggattgtgaggtttttatgccctagtacatggtcaatttttgagtatgtgccatgtacttttgagaagaaagtatattcctttttatccccgttcagttttctccagaggtctatcatatgtgccttttctaaaattctgtttacctccttaacttttttcttatttattttgaggttagatttatcaagttcagaaagggggaggttgaggtctcccaatattatagttttgctgtctatttcttcctgtaactcccttaacctctcctctaagaacttgtatgccttaccacttggtgcatatatgttaagcaatgatattgcttcattgtttatggtgccttttagcaggatataatgtccttccttatctcttttaattagatctatctttacttttgctttgtctgagattaggattgctacacctgctttttttactttagctgaggcacaatatattttactccagccttttaccttaaccctatgtgtatccccctgtttcagatgcgtttcttgtaaacagcatattgtaggattatggtttttaatccattcggctatctgcttctgttttgtgagaatgttcatcccctgcacgttcagggttatgatttctatctgtgtctttttctccatcctaattccccctgtttatgcttttatttctccctttccccttctcctccccaacaaagttttgcttttgaccgccgctttcctcagttaaccctccctctttattcccctcccttattttaccgttacccacttgctacttctcctcttccttctgccctcccccctccctttttcccccctttccctcccacttcccgtaggacaagttagatttctaaacttatcagagtatgttattcccttcttgaactagatcagatgacagtaaagctcaaatactgctcttctccctcccttctttccctctactataatatgtttttttgccacttcctttggtgtaatttacccttttctacaacctccttaccacttccctcatagccctccctttatatctcttatttatattttatatctttacatcagttaatttatacaggcattcacaacctatgtatatccctttcatttgtcacaatagttgtaccattcacaagaatgacttatatatgtatatgtatatatatatatatatatatgtatatatatatatacataaaaaacatacataagatgatataatcccacataaagatgtaaacaacctaaccttattggttaatgaagtttgtggggtttttcccccctggttacctttttatgtctctcttgaggtttgtatttggagatcaaattttccattgagttctggccttttcatcaggaaggtctggaattcccctatttcattgaatgtccatcgccttgcctggaaaattatgcttagttttgctgggtagttgatccttggttgtagtcccagctcctttgcccttcggaatatcatattccaatttctcctgtcttttaacgtggaagctgagagatcctgcgtgatcctgactgtagttccacgatatttgaattgcttctttttggctgcttgcagtattttctccttgagtttatagctctgaaatttggctataatatttcttggtgttttcagtttgggatctctttcagggggtgatcggtgaattctttcaatgactattttgccctctggttctaggacctctgggcagttgtctttgataatttcttcgaagatactgtcaaggctccttttttcatcgtggatttccggtagaccaataactctcaaattgtctctccctgatctattttccaggtcagtagttttgccaatcagatatttcacatttttttctattttttcattctttacgttttgttttattacttcttgatgcctcatagattcattagcttctacttgctcaagtctaattttaaatgagttagtgtttacattttgcttttgagcctccattttcaattggttgatttcacctctcagggtgtccttttctctctctagattctgaatctccatagccatttcgccaatcttattctttagggacttttccattttttccatgttttcttttacctccctaatttggtttttaaaatcttcttttagctcttccagcagtgctttttgggctggagaccagatcgtattagcttttgaggtatctgatgtatctaccgtgtcattgctatcttcttctatgttgatattttgatcctgcctgtctccataaaaagaatctattgtcctcggtttttttgtgttcttcttcatgttggtttgcctttttctggctttacaacgaatttctatctgtggatctcagggctttctgtcccagctttcttattctgggggttgtgagtctagaattacaaccttcagtttcctgaggtgtgggggaggggtctggctccctggcgtctcactccctgtgggtgctctccagcacttgcttttcagcaatggtctcagctgtttgttgtttgagctgatgactggcgcttcccctgggggagcaagattacgtctgggctcctggcttggccccctgccgactcttcccctctgggactaatgagcttctagtatttgtcctgtgaagccccgctactctctcctctgtttcagttctcttttttttttcccgaggaattctctgggtgagggggggaggggttagagccggttacctggccattgagtcttccggaagttcaagaagccgagttcctgggttttgcaagcgtcagggctgggtgttttctcggctggtggcgttgcgctgcctctcgtcgctcccagagactgccgtcctgtgttgggaggcctggggatctctgccggttttgggcgcccagctttctcccagcccgtctcccacgtggatttcccggccagccgcttccaccttggtctggagcagctccgcactgagcactctccgagcctgcaggttcgttcctctggcctttcaaactctcccggcttggaaatttgctccacgcagactgctcgcggtttctgactctctcaaatctgctcaaattcacttttttatgggaatctgacagaccttgtgagagagctccggtaagaagctgccttcatgcggccatcttggctccgcccccccttcttcaggctaaatatccctcACTACACACCAACCATTCTTTTTATGATTTAAGACTCCTTACTAGCctctgtaagctccttgagagcacacttttctttgtatccctaatgcctgtacataataggtgtttaataaatgcttattgaccaattGATTGGCCCTGGAGTCTTTCCTTCAGCCTATTGAGaccttttcaaatttttattttgtcatacAGTAGAATGGAGAATTATCCCAGCTCTATGTAACCTACAATTTGATAAGCCTACTTTCAAaaatcttcatccaagtcactgataaaaatgatgaCTAAGGAAGGGGCAAGGACAGTGTATAGTTGCATGCTATTAACACTACCAATATTGTCATCTCGTCCTGGCTGCCTAAGATGGAAATGATATTTTTTGTAGTGATGTCATGTTGTACACTCATATCAAGCTTGTACACCACTATAATTCCCATATCTTAATTACACGAATCAGACTGTCTAAATTTTTTCACTGCCACTCTAGACGTCCTTATCTTCTTTCCAAACATGAAGCACCATTGCAATTCAGTAAGGAATTTATTTACAGGAGAAGAATAAATGTGATGATATATCCACAGGGCAAAAGAAAGTTAAATACTCATTAGTTACTTtgtctactgtttgataaatatGCTATTGATGATATTTCCCAAATCATAGTtatcctgtcaaaaaagaaatgagattagcTTGGAGTAATCTGTTCATAGTAAATTCGTGTTGGCTCCTAGTAATCATGGCTTTCTTTTAGAAATTCTCACCATTTGTTTAATAATTTATCCTATAATTTTGCCAGGTACTGAGGTCAACATCATCATGACCAGTCCAAAAGTACATGGTCCCCAAAAGTCTACTCTTCTCCGGTCTCAATATCCCAAGGTTTTTGAGCTGATGCTGATTTGGTGTTTTGAATCCCCCTTGCCATACTCATCACCTTTTTTCTCTATGCTCTCAAGCTTGGCAAGGGCCTTCTTAAAACTGTTATGTCTAGatctgaacacagtactccaaatATAAGGGAATCAGGTCCAATACAGAAGGACCTCATAATGTCTCTCCCCCTTAGACTGACACCATGCTGTAGTGTAATGGGTTTGGGACTTGGAAGCAGGAGAGGGCTCACTCCTGATACTATCTGCATGACCACAGGCAAGTATTTATCTTCTCCGAGTCTCAATTTTTCATCTACacgatggagataataatacctataaatCCTTGGAGTGAGGTtcagataagataatatatgtaaagttacAATACAAATGTCAACTACTATGATGTTCTGGTCACAATGTTTCTATTAAGCTGCCTAAAATAGAAGCAACATTTTTGGCACTCAGGTTATGTTGTTGATTCATAGCAAGCTTGTATACACTCTActaaaaaccccagatctttttcatacgAACTGTTGCCTAGCCATAGGTCCAAAATCTTACACTTGGACAGTTAATTTAATTTTGATATATTCCAAATAAATtccatcttatttgattctaCCAGAATCTTAGCCTAATCTAGCATTCAGAAAGTAGAACAAGCAATGAAAGTAGCTGTTCTTTAGACACTGGGTCTTACCAACAAGGGAAAAACTGGTTGCTGCGGGAAAAAATGATGGGATGCTTAGGAGAAATCAGCATTCTGTTTTAGAATTCATCAGGGAGAGGAGGACACCACATCAAACATCAACTAACATACACCGTAGATTTTGAGAAAACAAATTTCAGAGCCCAGAGAAAGTCTAAACAAGATCCCATGACCTAAAAACTAGAAGGGAAGTTAGCCTTAGAGAGAAACTACAATGtatgaaattctgaagatgcGAATAGTGATAGTAGTAACAGATAGCATTACAtagtacctcatttgatcttcacaacaaccctgctaggtaagtgctattgttatccccattttatgaatgaggaaattgaggctgagagatatTAAaggacttccccagagtcacatagctagtaagtacctgaggcagtatttgaactcaggtctctctgactcccaaACCCAAGGCTCTAGTAATGGCACAGCtcaaacaaggaagaaaagggaaagcagTAAAATGATCTTGATGTAGTGCACAGGGACTGGAAGTTtcctatatgaatgaaatcacaggtctagtccttaTCACtacaaaaagtaaatacaaaagacaaaggaaaagtgaCTGTACCAAAACATCAGACTGCCACTATTAGGTCTGGAccccaaagagagcaaaaaaaaggaggaggtaaGAATATTAatagaagttctttttgtggttaagaattagaaatggaatggataccaatcaattggggaatgagtgaacaaactgtggcaactgattgtaatggaatattattgttctataagaaatgaggaacagtatgacttcagaaaaacctggaaagacttacatgaattgatgcagaatgaagtaagcagaaccagaaaagcaTTATacaaagtgacagcaatattgtacaatgggggcggagccaagatggcactgtgaaagcaGGGAACTCCTGGAATTCTCTCACAAATTCtatcagatacatctaaaaaggtgaatctgagcagatttgagagagttagaggcaactagtagactgagaggggcaggagcgcTGGGCATGCGGAATGGCACCAGGTCACACTATCCAGGAACAGCAGAGTAAGAGAGCCAGCACACCAGTCTGGAAGAGTGCTGGGTGAGTGAAACGCAGGAGCAGGAGTATGCCCCGGAGCTACTCAAAGGAGCAACCACCAtggaggcctccagcccacagccGAAAGGTTTGAAATTCACCTTTTTGAACTTCTAGGAGCCATAATAGACAGGTAAATTGGCTCTCACTCCCTTCTTCACCCAGAGGATactccctcaggagaaacagaagagccagaagtggggcttcagtagccttttattGAAAGAAGTTGAGTAGAGGGCatttcttgtggtggtggaaggagactagtgcaggaagagaggtgtcccagcaggccccccagcagaacaatgagagttactgagccccagggggtggagctagcaaacatcaacaccaggaccccagacctgcctttgcacagccaagggaagtggcagacagcAGCACAGACAACAACTGAGACCACCTGTGCTGTAGGGCAGTTCTGGGTAAGAGGAGACtttcagcagccagaccacccctcccccacacttctcAAAActagaggccatagcacacaaagccagtgagcaggcccacacaTCCCAacccaagaagcttgggacagagtcccctgagccccagaagcagagatccactttagaagccaggaggaaaaaaaaaccatgaaagagGACACTAAAAAACCAAAGACCATTGACTCCTATTAGGGAGACAGGGAAgagcaaaataccaattcagaagaggacagcatggatactATACCcaatctgaaacctcaaaagggaatgtgaactggtctccagcccaaaaagcattcctggaagaactcaaggcagactttaaaaaccaaattagagaggtaaaagaaaaaatggaaaaagaaattcactgatgaaaacaaacctttaaaaagtaaaattggctaaatgtttaaggagattcagaatatgaatggagaaaatgtctcaatgcaaagtaaaatcaaccaaatggaaaaggagacggagaagctaaaggaagaaaacaatacattaaaaattagaattgggcaagtagaagctaatgcctctatgagacatcaagaatcagtcaaataaaatctaaagaatgaaaaaatagaagaaaatgtgaaatatctgattggaaaaacaactgacctggaaaatagatccaggagtgataatctaagaattagtggtctaccagaaagctatgatgaaaaaaagagcctggacagtatcttccaagaaatcatcaaggataactgccccaaggtcttagaaccagagagtaaaatagttattgaaagaatccaccgatcaccccctgaaagagatcccaaattgaaaactccaaggaatattatagccaaattctagaattatcaggtcaaggagaaaatactgcaagcagccagaaagaaacaattcaaatatcgtgaaaCTACAGTCACAGTCATGCAGGATATTTCAGcctctacattaaatgacaggataaattggaatatgatattctgaaaggcaaaggatcttggagaacaaccaaggatcaactacctagcaaaactgagcataaattTTCAcgcaaggagatagacattcgatgaaataagggaataccagatcttcctga from Trichosurus vulpecula isolate mTriVul1 chromosome 8, mTriVul1.pri, whole genome shotgun sequence harbors:
- the LOC118829536 gene encoding pulmonary surfactant-associated protein D-like, with the protein product MCLLGTFQFLLPAISLIMASAQDICNHEPKTNTCNIVPCGLPGSNGLPGRDGNQGSKGEKEDPGQRGMIGPPGKAGPNGIKGEEGPLGPRGLKGDKGEIQELISLKAQMTALQEEIRILQAFINKYRKVMILSGIRTVGEKWFVVATPEGTFEEGKKLCSQNGAPLAVPQNARENGALQELAKQFGKNIYLGISDERTEGKFQNQNGQTVSYTNWASGEPNGGRKENCVQFYINGQWNDKHCEEKWLIVCELEAVP